A window of the Oncorhynchus mykiss isolate Arlee chromosome 15, USDA_OmykA_1.1, whole genome shotgun sequence genome harbors these coding sequences:
- the LOC110489577 gene encoding organic solute transporter subunit alpha: MDGNRTIDPSCSEKPPVAIDILLQLDIFGIILYSVLTFMAAVSMLVYIEECWYIYRKVPSNKKSAIIWVNGAAPVIGTMSCLGMWIPRATMFTDMTSACYFAIVVFKFLVLMIEEVGGDEAFLRRAGRNKLKISTGPCCCCCLCLPHVNITRRSLFLLKLGSFQFALMKVVFTILSVILWTNGNFDVTDTAVTGASIWISLGVGVLTIIALWPVAIMFMHLRTTLRSLKIIPKYAMYQLVLVLSQLQSAIINILAMMGTIACTPPYSSQARGYLMSQQLLILEMFIITLVTRLLYRRQYEPLPDDEHDDDHTKIGLSAERTLA; this comes from the exons AGTTGGACATCTTTGGTATCATCCTGTACTCAGTGCTGACCTTCATGGCAGCGGTGTCCATGCTGGTCTACATAGAGGAGTGTTGGTACATCTACCGGAAGGTTCCCTCCAACAAGAAGAGCGCCATCATCTGGGTCAATGGGGCAGCGCCG GTGATTGGCACCATGTCCTGTCTGGGGATGTGGATTCCCCGAGCCACCATGTTTACTGACATGACCTCCGCCTG CTACTTTGCGATCGTAGTGTTTAAGTTCCTGGTGTTAATGATCGAGGAGGTGGGGGGTGACGAGGCGTTTCTACGGCGAGCAGGGAGGAACAAATTGAAGATCAGTACTGGTccctgttgctgctgctgcctctgtctACCCCATGTTAACATCACACG acggaGTTTGTTCCTGCTGAAGTTGGGGTCATTTCAGTTCGCCCTGATGAAGGTTGTCTTCACCATTCTGTCAGTCATCCTCTGGACCAATGGCAACTTCGACGTTACAGAT ACGGCGGTAACAGGAGCGTCCATCTGGATATCCCTGGGAGTGGGGGTCCTGACCATCATAGCACTGTGGCCTGTAGCCATCATGTTCATGCATCTCAGGACCACGCTGCGCAGCCTCAAGATCATTCCCAAATACGCCATGTACCAG CTGGTGCTAGTGCTGAGTCAGCTCCAGTCTGCCATCATCAACATCCTGGCTATGATGGGAACTATCGCCTGCACCCCGCCATactcctctcaggccaggggatACT tgaTGAGTCAACAGTTGTTAATCCTGGAGATGTTCATCATCACCTTGGTAACCCGCCTGTTGTATCGTCGCCAATACGAGCCACTCCCTGACGACGAGCATGATGACGACCACACTAAGATTGGTCTATCAGCCGAGAGAACTCTGGCATAG